From the Nitrospinota bacterium genome, the window ACTTTGACTTTTTTTATTACATAAAAGATACCTATCCCAAACTTGCTGACAACGTGTTGAAAATGGTAATGGGAAACCGTAATAAACTTGATACGGAGAAGGTCTCCTAGGTCTTTTCAATAGTCTTAGATTTGTTACATCTAATGGTCTATTTCCTTTGATTAAATTACATTTTTGACAGGCTACAACAACATTCTCCCAGCTTGTTCTTCCTCCTTTGGATTTTGGTATAATATGGTCTATGGTTAAATTAGCATGATTTTTACCACAATATTGACATCTGTACTGATCTCTCTTAAAAACATTTTTTTTGCTAAAAGGAATTTCTTTTTTATAAGGCCTTTTGATAAAT encodes:
- a CDS encoding HNH endonuclease — protein: MDLLKVLVLNQTFEPLHFCDAKRAVVLILLGKAENIEYDGRMVRSPSISIRLPIVIRLIRFIKRPYKKEIPFSKKNVFKRDQYRCQYCGKNHANLTIDHIIPKSKGGRTSWENVVVACQKCNLIKGNRPLDVTNLRLLKRPRRPSPYQVYYGFPLPFSTRCQQVWDRYLLCNKKSQSTATH